A region from the Streptomyces lydicus genome encodes:
- a CDS encoding amino acid permease: protein MFRSKPSRHTARTRSDDAYLRELGYEPVLTRRMGSFGNFAISFSVISVLSGCMTLYGFGLTTGGPAVMMWGWLAVGVMVMFVGAGLAEVTSAYPTSGALYFQAEQLGGRKWGWYTGWLNLLGLLGAIAGIDYGAALFTGAFLNLQFGFEPTEGKTMAIYLVILALHAGLNLFGVRLVSILNSISVWWHLAGVAVIVGALALVPAHHQDAGFVFGEFVNHTGWSSSLYVVLIGLLLAQYTFCGYDASAHLSEETTNAQVSASRGIMRAIGWSWVAGFVLLAGLTFAIQDYAATRATATGVPPAQIFLDALGPAGAKALLLVVIVAQLFCGNAETAAASRMVFAFSRDGALPGSGLWRRVHLRTGTPRNAVWLAVAAAALLAVPSLYSPTAYAAITSINVIGITPAYAIPIYLRIKHRNRFLPGPWNLGRWGVMVGGVAVAWVAFVTVLFCLPQTGPVTVDSFNYAPVALIAVLSLAWIWWRIAGRRSYDVPAHHTDRSMDCFDQEIV, encoded by the coding sequence GTGTTCCGCTCAAAACCCTCCCGCCATACCGCTCGAACCCGTTCCGACGACGCCTACCTGCGTGAACTCGGTTACGAACCGGTGCTGACGCGCCGGATGGGCTCCTTCGGCAACTTCGCCATCAGCTTCTCGGTGATTTCCGTGCTGTCCGGGTGCATGACCCTGTACGGCTTCGGCCTGACCACCGGCGGCCCGGCCGTCATGATGTGGGGCTGGCTCGCGGTCGGCGTCATGGTGATGTTCGTCGGTGCCGGCCTTGCCGAGGTCACCTCCGCGTATCCGACCTCCGGGGCGCTGTACTTCCAGGCCGAGCAACTCGGCGGCCGGAAGTGGGGCTGGTACACCGGCTGGCTGAATCTGCTCGGGCTGCTCGGGGCGATCGCCGGCATCGACTACGGGGCCGCGCTGTTCACCGGCGCCTTCTTGAACCTCCAGTTCGGCTTCGAGCCGACCGAGGGCAAGACCATGGCGATCTACCTGGTCATCCTCGCCCTGCACGCCGGGCTGAACCTGTTCGGAGTCCGTCTGGTCAGCATCCTCAACAGCATCAGCGTCTGGTGGCACCTCGCCGGAGTCGCCGTGATCGTCGGCGCCCTGGCCCTCGTGCCCGCACACCACCAGGACGCCGGCTTCGTCTTCGGCGAGTTCGTCAACCACACCGGCTGGTCCTCCTCGCTCTACGTCGTGCTGATCGGTCTGCTGCTCGCGCAGTACACTTTCTGCGGCTACGACGCCTCCGCTCACCTGTCGGAGGAGACCACCAACGCCCAGGTGTCCGCGTCCCGCGGCATCATGCGGGCGATCGGATGGTCGTGGGTGGCCGGCTTCGTCCTGCTGGCCGGGCTCACGTTCGCCATCCAGGACTACGCGGCAACCCGGGCCACCGCCACCGGAGTTCCGCCCGCCCAGATCTTCCTGGACGCTCTCGGTCCGGCCGGCGCCAAGGCGCTGCTGCTCGTGGTCATCGTCGCCCAGCTGTTCTGCGGGAACGCGGAGACCGCCGCGGCGTCCCGGATGGTGTTCGCCTTCAGCCGGGACGGCGCGCTGCCGGGATCGGGCCTGTGGCGGAGAGTGCACCTGCGTACCGGCACCCCGCGCAACGCCGTCTGGCTGGCGGTCGCGGCCGCAGCCCTGCTCGCCGTGCCGAGCCTGTACAGCCCGACCGCGTACGCGGCGATCACCAGCATCAACGTCATCGGCATCACCCCCGCCTACGCCATCCCCATCTACTTGCGCATCAAGCACCGCAACCGGTTCCTGCCCGGGCCCTGGAACCTGGGCCGCTGGGGGGTGATGGTCGGCGGCGTCGCCGTCGCCTGGGTGGCGTTCGTGACCGTGCTCTTCTGCCTGCCGCAGACCGGGCCGGTGACCGTCGACTCGTTCAACTACGCCCCTGTCGCACTGATCGCGGTGCTGTCACTGGCCTGGATCTGGTGGCGGATCGCG